The following are encoded together in the Synergistaceae bacterium genome:
- a CDS encoding DUF4102 domain-containing protein, which produces MYSRIDPSGGKYWILRYCENKKEHKLSLGTYPHISLKEARLKRDEIQLARSKGESPSRKTVQAPQLFSEIAK; this is translated from the coding sequence TTGTATTCACGCATCGATCCTTCAGGGGGTAAATACTGGATTCTTAGATATTGTGAAAACAAGAAAGAACATAAATTATCACTTGGCACTTATCCGCATATTTCATTAAAAGAAGCTCGCCTGAAACGTGATGAGATTCAGCTTGCTAGGTCAAAAGGAGAAAGCCCCTCGCGCAAAACAGTCCAAGCTCCGCAATTATTTTCAGAAATCGCAAAATGA